One window of the Acidimicrobiia bacterium genome contains the following:
- the cofG gene encoding 7,8-didemethyl-8-hydroxy-5-deazariboflavin synthase CofG — MLGNPDPELALRFLDGSCEPDDLLDTASRLRNEGHGRTITYSRKVFVPITTLCRDTCSYCTFVKPPGAGGQYLTPDDVLAIVRAGDALHCTEALLTLGDKPEDKWPQAREFLDRHGASSTIDYTATMAELIRGETGLFPHANPGIMDADDLARLRPSNLSMGLMLENISERLTQPGMPHHKCPDKVPEVRVATIREAGRQHIPFTTGVLVGIGETDDEVVSSLFALADLAAERGHIQEVIIQNFRAKADTLMRFSPEPSIPYFVRVVALARWILGAEMNLQVPPNLTEDFTVYLDAGINDWGGVSPLTIDWVNPEAPWPSLERLRAVTVGAGFDLRPRLPVYPEYLTERWIDPRLFDDAVSAATDEGYAAIPSLHREGVL, encoded by the coding sequence ATGCTCGGAAACCCTGATCCGGAACTCGCGCTTCGGTTCCTCGACGGATCCTGTGAGCCGGATGACTTGTTGGACACAGCGAGCAGGCTCCGCAACGAGGGGCACGGGCGGACGATCACCTACTCCCGCAAGGTGTTCGTCCCGATCACCACTCTGTGCAGGGACACCTGTAGCTACTGCACCTTCGTCAAACCCCCCGGGGCCGGTGGGCAGTACCTGACCCCGGACGATGTTCTGGCAATCGTGCGAGCCGGTGATGCACTGCATTGCACGGAAGCACTGCTGACGCTCGGCGACAAGCCCGAGGACAAGTGGCCCCAGGCCCGAGAGTTCCTCGATCGACACGGTGCGTCGTCGACGATCGACTACACGGCAACGATGGCCGAACTGATACGGGGCGAAACCGGACTCTTCCCGCATGCCAACCCCGGCATCATGGATGCCGACGATCTCGCACGGCTGCGCCCGAGCAATCTGTCGATGGGGCTGATGCTCGAGAACATCTCGGAGCGGCTCACCCAGCCCGGCATGCCGCACCACAAATGCCCCGACAAGGTTCCGGAGGTTCGGGTCGCAACGATCCGGGAGGCAGGCCGCCAGCACATTCCGTTCACGACGGGCGTCCTCGTCGGGATCGGTGAGACCGATGACGAGGTCGTCTCCAGCCTGTTCGCGCTCGCCGACCTTGCCGCCGAGCGCGGCCACATCCAAGAGGTGATCATCCAGAACTTCCGCGCAAAGGCCGACACGCTCATGCGCTTCAGCCCGGAACCGTCCATACCGTACTTCGTCAGGGTGGTGGCCCTCGCGCGGTGGATTCTCGGCGCAGAGATGAATCTTCAGGTCCCGCCGAACCTCACCGAGGACTTCACGGTCTACCTCGACGCCGGAATCAACGATTGGGGCGGCGTCAGTCCCCTCACCATCGATTGGGTGAATCCCGAGGCTCCGTGGCCGTCGCTCGAGCGTCTGCGGGCCGTGACGGTCGGAGCAGGATTCGATCTGCGTCCACGGCTTCCCGTCTACCCCGAGTACCTCACCGAACGGTGGATCGACCCCCGGTTGTTCGACGATGCGGTCTCAGCGGCCACCGATGAGGGTTACGCTGCCATCCCGTCGCTGCATCGCGAAGGAGTGCTATGA
- the cofH gene encoding 5-amino-6-(D-ribitylamino)uracil--L-tyrosine 4-hydroxyphenyl transferase CofH: MTAVTFLQVRPASHLNEMWASTRRREGTLVVEVDAPTLDDLRAAHNGGLLVASGDPSVVSAAYVVTPGVSRTLTRNAVAGWRVSIIDTGSRMEILDALAFTQASYLRTSRSTVAKAAALVAVPGCNAAVSTFVDTVTQALEVIAAGASDLLLRDWGTERIGELRDALGDRSLVERSAFPPGLGYDEAVNELDADSLRAYLNQIDGTGVARPRVSWAPGMDEPAPHGPRRVSAAWHDSPWKSDDAVAMEDASSEVLPILEHALCGTAPSVDEIELLLHARGGDVEAIADAADRLRRLVVGDEVSFVVNRNINYTNQCYYKCGFCAFSKGPRSLDLRGTPYLMSIDEVVQRSAEAWERGATEVCLQGGIHPEFTGRFYVDLVTAIKAVVPGMHIHGFTPLEVWQGAETAGVSVRELLTMLKEAGLGTLPGTAAEILDDDVRRTLCPDKIRTAQWSEVMLTAHEIGLRTTATIMFGHIDGPRSWANHLEVLRAIQRRTGGFTEFVPLPFVHMGSPIWLRGQARPGPTWDEVVLVHAVARLALVGLIDNIQASWVKLGLDGAAALLQSGCNDLGGTLMDESISRAAGASHGTEVSAAEFRDLILDLDRQPVRRTTLYEAIESGIVI; this comes from the coding sequence ATGACGGCGGTTACCTTTCTCCAAGTTCGCCCTGCCTCTCATCTCAACGAGATGTGGGCGTCGACCCGCCGCCGCGAAGGGACGCTGGTCGTGGAGGTGGACGCGCCGACCCTCGACGACCTCAGGGCGGCGCACAACGGTGGCCTCCTTGTGGCAAGCGGCGATCCGTCGGTCGTCTCCGCTGCGTATGTCGTGACGCCGGGGGTCAGCCGCACCTTGACCCGAAACGCCGTCGCCGGCTGGCGGGTCAGCATCATCGATACCGGCTCGCGAATGGAGATTCTCGACGCGCTTGCTTTTACTCAGGCCAGCTACCTTCGCACGAGCCGGAGCACCGTTGCGAAAGCAGCTGCCCTCGTCGCCGTACCCGGATGCAACGCAGCCGTGTCGACCTTCGTCGATACCGTCACCCAAGCCCTTGAGGTGATCGCAGCGGGAGCATCGGATCTGCTGTTGCGAGACTGGGGCACCGAACGGATCGGTGAGCTGCGTGACGCGCTTGGCGACCGGTCTCTCGTCGAACGCTCGGCATTCCCGCCCGGCCTCGGCTATGACGAGGCGGTGAATGAGCTCGATGCCGACTCCCTACGGGCGTACCTCAACCAGATCGATGGTACCGGTGTTGCCCGCCCGAGGGTTTCGTGGGCACCCGGCATGGACGAACCCGCTCCTCACGGACCGCGGCGTGTCTCGGCGGCATGGCACGATTCGCCTTGGAAATCCGATGATGCCGTCGCGATGGAGGATGCATCCTCTGAGGTGCTCCCGATTCTCGAACACGCCCTGTGCGGGACGGCCCCGTCGGTGGATGAGATCGAGTTGCTCCTTCACGCTCGGGGTGGCGATGTCGAGGCGATCGCCGACGCTGCGGATCGCCTGCGTCGTCTCGTCGTCGGAGACGAGGTCAGCTTTGTCGTCAATCGCAACATCAACTACACCAACCAGTGCTATTACAAGTGCGGGTTCTGCGCCTTCTCGAAGGGACCGCGTTCGCTCGATCTCCGAGGCACGCCCTATCTCATGTCGATTGACGAGGTCGTGCAACGCTCTGCGGAGGCCTGGGAGCGCGGAGCCACCGAGGTCTGCCTGCAAGGAGGCATCCATCCCGAATTCACTGGCCGCTTCTATGTCGACCTCGTCACGGCAATCAAGGCTGTGGTGCCGGGTATGCATATTCATGGGTTCACTCCCCTTGAGGTGTGGCAGGGCGCCGAAACGGCAGGTGTGAGTGTCAGGGAGCTGCTGACCATGCTGAAGGAGGCTGGACTCGGCACGCTGCCCGGGACCGCCGCGGAGATCCTCGACGACGATGTGCGCCGCACGCTGTGTCCGGACAAGATCCGCACGGCGCAATGGTCCGAGGTGATGTTGACGGCACACGAGATCGGTCTTCGCACGACCGCAACGATCATGTTCGGCCACATCGACGGTCCCAGATCGTGGGCCAACCACCTCGAGGTCCTTCGAGCCATTCAGCGACGCACGGGCGGCTTCACTGAATTCGTTCCGCTGCCGTTCGTACACATGGGGTCTCCGATCTGGCTTCGGGGGCAGGCGCGGCCCGGGCCGACCTGGGACGAAGTCGTTCTCGTCCACGCGGTTGCCCGTCTCGCGCTGGTCGGCCTCATCGACAACATCCAAGCGTCATGGGTGAAGCTCGGACTCGATGGCGCGGCAGCGTTGCTGCAATCGGGCTGCAACGATCTCGGCGGGACGCTCATGGATGAATCGATTTCCCGAGCCGCGGGTGCGTCCCACGGCACGGAGGTCTCTGCCGCCGAGTTCAGGGATCTGATCCTCGACCTTGACCGTCAACCTGTGCGTCGCACCACGCTGTATGAGGCAATCGAATCGGGCATCGTCATCTGA